The genomic segment GGGGGATTGATCGCGCCCTGCGGTGAAGCCTACGGCCTACACATCCATCGGTGCGAGTGGGGACGAACCACCATGAGTCACACCCAGAAACACGCCCTGATCGTCGGCGCCTCCCGCGGCCTCGGGCTCGGGCTGGCCGAGACCTTCCTGCGGCGCGGCTGGCGGGTCACCGCGACCCGGCGCGGGGCCGCGCCCGGTCTCGAACAGCTCGCGGCGGAGGGTGTGCGGGTCGAAACGGTCGATATCGACGACGATGCGTCGGTTGCCGCCCTGCACGAACGGACGAGGCGCGAACAATTCGATCTGGTCTTCGTGGTGGCCGGCGTGCTGATCGAAGCGGAGAAGCCGCTCAACGCGGTGGCGCGGGCGGTCCACGCACAGGTCTACCTGACCAATGCGGTGAGCCCGATCCTGTTCGCGGACGCCTTTGCCGAGACCCTTGCACCCGGCGGCACGCTCGCCTTCATGTCCTCGGTGCTCGGCAGCGTCGGCCTCAACACCGAGGGCGGCTGGGAGAACTATCGGGCGAGCAAGGCGGCGCTCAACACCAATGCCCGCAGCTTCGCGGCGCGCCACGCCGACCGCGCGTTCGGCGTGCTGCTGCTGCATCCGGGCTGGGTCGCCACCGATATGGGCGGCGAAGGGGCCGACCTCGACGTGGCGACGAGCGCGGCCGGGTTGGCGGACGTGATCCAGGCGAGAGCCGGCCGGACGGATCTCGCCTTTCTCGACTACCGGGGCGAGACGCTGCCCTGGTAAGCCCGAGCATCGTCCCGAAAGCCGGCGGCCGGCTTTTGCCAAAAAGACGATGCCTTGAGCTTACCGGCGCTGATCGAGGGGCCGGCTGCGGCGCTCGACCACCACGGTCGGCCGGCTGCGGCGTTCGACGATCACCGCCCGCGGCGGGGCGCGGTTCGGGCTCGTCGGCGCGAGGATGCGCTGCTCCAGCGGCCGGTGCGCCGGACGCGCCGCCGCGGCCTTGGCAGCGGCGACGACGTGGGGGCGCACCTCGTCCGGGCCGAGGCCGATCAGCCCGCAGGCGATCTCCACCTGCTGCTCGACGTCGTCGGCCAGATCCTGGGCGGCGGCGACCGCCTCGTCGACCGTGGGCGGCTCGCGCCGCACCCGGATCGGAGGCAGATCCTGAAAGCTCTTCGGTGATTTTTTCACGGCACGACTCGCGGTCTTCATGCACCGATCATAGGACGGTCCGTCCGGTTTGTGCACTGCACCTAAATCGGACGTGACGGACCGCCGGCCGCATGGCTTGCCGGGCGGACGCCCCGCTCGTCGAGCATGCAGGATGCGCGCCGATCCGCGCGGGCGCCAGCACATTCGTTGACGGAGTCAGCAGGCGAACGGGGCCCAAGCCTTTCAGAGTGTCGCGGTCGCGCAGCAAAAGGATTGGCGAATCCACGCGCCTGCGGGGCACACGAAAATCGGGGCTGTCGCGATCCTTCATCCCGAATCCCGCCCCGATCCTGCGCTACGCAGGTTCCACGATGCCAGACACACACGATCCCCGCCTCACCCCGGCCCGGCCCGACCTTGCCGATATCCGCCTGAAAGGCGTCGTGGCGGCCGAGCGCTACGTCGCGGGCGAGCCGGCGCGGGTCGCCGTGCCCTCCGCTCCCCTCCGCCGCGCGCCGCGCCTCGAGGCCGGGCTCGAGACCGAGGCGGTGATGGGCGACGCCGTGACGGTGTTCGAGATCCGGGACGGATTCGCCTGGGGCCAGATCGCCCGCGACGGCTATGTCGGCTACCTGCCGGAGACGGCGCTCGGGGCGATCGATCCGGCGCCGACCCATCGGGTCGCCGCTTTGCGCACCTTCGTTTACCCCGCGCCCGACCTGAAGCGTCCGCACCTCGCCCATCTCAGCCTCGGCGCCGCCTTTGCGGCGGAGGCGCAGGAGGGCGAGTACTGGCGGCTCGCCGGCGGCGGCTACGTCTTTGCCGGCCACGCCGTGCCGCTCGGGACCGCCGAGCCCGATTTTCCGGCCACCGCCGAGCGGCTCGTCGGCACGCCCTATCTCTGGGGCGGGCGTACCAGTCTCGGCCTCGATTGCTCGGGCCTCGTCCAGCTCTGCCTGGAAACCGCGGGACGGGCCTGTCGGCGCGACGCCGACCAGCAGGAACGGGGCCTCGGAACCGCCCTGCCGCCGAGGCTCGACCGCCTGCGGCGCGGCGACCTCGTGTTCTGGAAGGGCCATGTCGGGATGATGCTCGACGCCGACCGGCTGATCCACGCCAACGGCCACCACATGGCGGTGGCGGTCGAGCCTTTGTGCGAGGCTGTCGAGCGTATCGCCGTCAAGAGTTTCGGCGCCGTCACCACGATCCGCCGGCTCGATCCGATCGCCTGAGGATGTTCAGCCGGCGCGGACGCTCTCCGGCGCCAATTCGATCAGCGCCTCGGCGAGGGCATCGACCTGCTCCTCGTTATGCGCTGCCGAGAAGGCGACCCGTAGACGGGCGGTGCCGGGGGCGACCGTCGGCGGACGGATCGCCACCACGAGGAAGCCGCGCGCCTCCAACGCCGTCGAGAGAGCAAGCGCTGCCTCCGCCGCGCCGATGAGCACCGGCACGATCGGGCTCATCGCCTCGGGCAGGCCGAGACGCGCGGTGAAGCTGCGCGCGAGCGCCAGCGGCCGGGCGGCGCGCTCCGGCTCCGTCTCGACGATGTCGAGGGCTTTGAGCGCCGCGGCGGCGGAGGCCGGCGGCAGGCCGGTGGTGTAGACGAGGCTGCGCGCCCGGCTGGTCAGCAGGTCGATCACGGGCTGCGAGGCGCAGAGATAGCCGCCATAGGAGCCCAGCGTCTTCGAGAGCGTGCCCATTTCAAGCGGCGCCCGCTGGCCGGGCTCGACCACGCCGAGGCCGTGGGCGTCGTCCACCAGTGTCCAGGCGTCGTATTCGCCGGCAAGCGCCAGGATCTCGGGGAGCGGCGCCCGGTCGCCGTCCATGCTGAACACCCGCTCGGTCAGGATCAGCGCCCGCCGCGCCGTGCCGCGATGCTCGGCGAGCAGCGTGCGCAGCTGAGCGACGTCGTTATGGGCAAAGCGCACGGTCTGCGCCCTCGACATCGCCGCTCCCGCGAACAGGCAGGAATGGCCGAGTTCGTCGATCAGGATCAGGTCGCCCGCGCCGACGAGGGCCGGCGCGATGCCGAGATTGGCGAGATAGCCCGAGCCGAAGACGAGGGCGGCCTCCTTGCCCTTGTGCCGAGCAAGCCGCTCCTCCAGCGCCGCGAGCGGGGGGGAATTGCCGGTCACCAGACGCGAGGCGCCCGCGCCCGCGCCGTAGCGCGCCAGCGCTTCGGTGGCC from the Methylorubrum extorquens genome contains:
- a CDS encoding Short-chain dehydrogenase/reductase SDR (Evidence 2b : Function from indirect experimental evidences (e.g. phenotypes); Product type e : enzyme); its protein translation is MSHTQKHALIVGASRGLGLGLAETFLRRGWRVTATRRGAAPGLEQLAAEGVRVETVDIDDDASVAALHERTRREQFDLVFVVAGVLIEAEKPLNAVARAVHAQVYLTNAVSPILFADAFAETLAPGGTLAFMSSVLGSVGLNTEGGWENYRASKAALNTNARSFAARHADRAFGVLLLHPGWVATDMGGEGADLDVATSAAGLADVIQARAGRTDLAFLDYRGETLPW
- a CDS encoding conserved protein of unknown function (Evidence 4 : Unknown function but conserved in other organisms) — encoded protein: MKTASRAVKKSPKSFQDLPPIRVRREPPTVDEAVAAAQDLADDVEQQVEIACGLIGLGPDEVRPHVVAAAKAAAARPAHRPLEQRILAPTSPNRAPPRAVIVERRSRPTVVVERRSRPLDQRR
- a CDS encoding protein of unknown function (Evidence 5 : Unknown function): MKDRDSPDFRVPRRRVDSPILLLRDRDTLKGLGPVRLLTPSTNVLAPARIGAHPACSTSGASARQAMRPAVRHVRFRCSAQTGRTVL
- a CDS encoding conserved protein of unknown function; putative NLP/P60 family protein (Evidence 4 : Unknown function but conserved in other organisms), translating into MPDTHDPRLTPARPDLADIRLKGVVAAERYVAGEPARVAVPSAPLRRAPRLEAGLETEAVMGDAVTVFEIRDGFAWGQIARDGYVGYLPETALGAIDPAPTHRVAALRTFVYPAPDLKRPHLAHLSLGAAFAAEAQEGEYWRLAGGGYVFAGHAVPLGTAEPDFPATAERLVGTPYLWGGRTSLGLDCSGLVQLCLETAGRACRRDADQQERGLGTALPPRLDRLRRGDLVFWKGHVGMMLDADRLIHANGHHMAVAVEPLCEAVERIAVKSFGAVTTIRRLDPIA
- the bioF gene encoding 7-keto-8-aminopelargonic acid synthetase (8-amino-7-oxononanoate synthase) (Evidence 2b : Function from indirect experimental evidences (e.g. phenotypes); Product type e : enzyme), with protein sequence MSPNPSNSLDAFAGEKLAGLEASALRRRLAVTARGPEAAAERGGRSLVSFSCNDYLGLAHDPRVIAAATEALARYGAGAGASRLVTGNSPPLAALEERLARHKGKEAALVFGSGYLANLGIAPALVGAGDLILIDELGHSCLFAGAAMSRAQTVRFAHNDVAQLRTLLAEHRGTARRALILTERVFSMDGDRAPLPEILALAGEYDAWTLVDDAHGLGVVEPGQRAPLEMGTLSKTLGSYGGYLCASQPVIDLLTSRARSLVYTTGLPPASAAAALKALDIVETEPERAARPLALARSFTARLGLPEAMSPIVPVLIGAAEAALALSTALEARGFLVVAIRPPTVAPGTARLRVAFSAAHNEEQVDALAEALIELAPESVRAG